The following coding sequences lie in one Deinococcus malanensis genomic window:
- a CDS encoding urea amidolyase family protein: MRRLEGFYVTFGTELNRGDNCRLHALHRALREDLITGVTDLYPGYVNLYVEYDAARTDRTVVCEWVRTHLPAALGTAHEVRPPVTLPVRYDGEDLADVASRTGLSERGVIHLHTGPEYHVYAVGFTPGFPFLGEVPDALRLPRRDTPRLKVPFNAVAVANAQSCVYVLPSPGGWHLLGTALTTIYDPNRDAPFLLSPGDTVRFVEASGEAPGVPGIRPLWPDVPARPALRVEKPGLLDLLVDEGRFLQAHHGMARSGPLDERAAALANHVAGNPPGTPLLELTLLGPILTALQDVVLAAVGYGMTGQVAGRPVPAQASFVLRSGETLRFTPTGEGARCYLAVAGGLDTRPFLGSSSVDRTGRIGRPLRAGDVLGLGREPAREPGATASLPNLPAEVTLRLLPGPQATYEALVALGSAPYRVREGDRMGIRLEGPAVPGGQVVSEATPHGAVQVTPAGQAILLLSDRGRIGGYHKPAVIHPDDLPLAAQLRPNQVIHFRPHVSGGPDSWPRRWFMRA; this comes from the coding sequence GTGCGGCGGCTTGAAGGCTTCTACGTGACGTTCGGCACGGAACTGAACCGTGGTGACAACTGCCGCCTGCATGCCCTGCACCGGGCCCTGCGCGAGGACCTGATCACCGGGGTGACGGATCTGTACCCGGGGTACGTCAACCTGTACGTGGAGTACGACGCTGCCCGGACCGACCGGACTGTCGTCTGTGAGTGGGTGAGGACGCACCTGCCGGCGGCGCTGGGGACCGCCCACGAGGTCCGGCCACCCGTGACGCTCCCCGTCCGGTACGACGGTGAGGATCTCGCAGATGTCGCCTCACGGACCGGGCTGAGTGAGCGCGGAGTGATTCACTTGCATACAGGGCCGGAGTACCACGTGTACGCGGTCGGGTTCACGCCCGGGTTCCCCTTCCTGGGGGAGGTGCCGGACGCCCTGCGCCTCCCCCGGCGGGACACGCCGCGCCTGAAGGTGCCGTTCAACGCGGTCGCAGTGGCCAACGCGCAAAGCTGCGTGTATGTCCTGCCTTCTCCGGGCGGGTGGCATCTGCTCGGCACGGCCCTCACGACCATCTACGACCCGAACCGGGACGCGCCCTTTCTTCTCTCGCCTGGGGATACGGTCCGGTTTGTCGAGGCGTCGGGGGAGGCGCCGGGGGTGCCGGGCATCCGCCCGCTGTGGCCTGACGTGCCGGCCCGCCCGGCCCTGCGGGTCGAGAAACCGGGACTGCTTGACCTGCTCGTTGATGAGGGCCGCTTTCTTCAGGCGCACCACGGCATGGCCCGCAGCGGTCCTCTTGATGAGCGCGCCGCGGCCCTGGCCAATCACGTCGCCGGTAACCCCCCAGGCACTCCGCTGCTCGAACTCACGCTGCTGGGGCCCATCCTCACGGCCTTGCAGGACGTTGTGCTGGCCGCGGTGGGCTACGGGATGACCGGACAGGTCGCCGGTCGCCCCGTCCCCGCACAGGCCTCTTTCGTGTTGCGTTCTGGTGAAACCCTGCGCTTCACGCCGACCGGGGAAGGCGCCCGGTGCTACCTGGCGGTGGCGGGCGGCCTGGACACGCGGCCCTTCCTGGGCAGCAGCAGTGTCGACCGCACCGGCCGTATTGGCCGCCCCTTGAGGGCAGGTGACGTGCTGGGGCTGGGCCGTGAGCCGGCCCGTGAGCCTGGGGCCACCGCCTCGCTGCCCAATCTCCCTGCCGAGGTGACGTTGAGACTCCTGCCGGGTCCTCAGGCGACCTATGAGGCGCTTGTCGCGCTGGGGAGTGCTCCGTACCGCGTCCGTGAAGGGGACCGGATGGGGATCCGGCTTGAGGGGCCGGCTGTACCAGGGGGGCAGGTGGTCAGTGAAGCCACGCCTCACGGCGCGGTGCAGGTCACGCCGGCCGGGCAGGCCATCTTGCTGCTCAGTGACCGGGGCCGTATCGGCGGGTACCACAAGCCGGCCGTGATCCATCCAGACGACCTGCCACTGGCCGCCCAGCTGCGACCCAATCAAGTGATCCACTTTCGCCCCCACGTGTCTGGCGGGCCGGACAGCTGGCCGCGCCGCTGGTTCATGCGGGCATGA
- a CDS encoding aldehyde dehydrogenase has protein sequence MTLPEYPLYIGGQFVPAQSGALVETVNPYTGQAWACVPEAGPEDVNTAVRAARSALDEGPWGRLTGRQRSKLIHRLAQILERDADLLGEIETRDNGKLLREMRAQCRVLPEWYEYYAGAADKLHGETIPSDKPNYFIYTRREPVGVVAAIVPWNSPLLLLTWKLAPLLAAGCTVVVKPADQTPVSALEFARRVEEAGFPPGVFNVVTGGAAVGAALVAHPGVDKVAFTGSTEVGIKVGQAAMGHLAKVSLELGGKSPNVVFEDADLDAAANGVIAGIFAAGGQTCIAGSRLLVQESVHDELVLRVANRARTIKLGDPLDPETEMGPVAFRAHLEGILRRCEAGVQEGATLVTGGRRAAGGDLDAGFFVEPTIFTGVHSRMSLAAEEIFGPVLSVLTFKDEAEAVRLANDSRYALAAGVWTRDVQRAHRAAHAIRAGTVWVNAYRAVSYNAPFGGFKHSGIGRENSLEAVHEYLDTKTVWVELSGATRDPFTIG, from the coding sequence ATGACCCTGCCCGAGTACCCGCTGTACATCGGCGGTCAGTTCGTCCCCGCGCAGTCTGGCGCGCTGGTTGAGACCGTCAACCCGTACACCGGGCAGGCCTGGGCGTGCGTACCTGAAGCCGGGCCGGAAGACGTGAACACGGCCGTGCGCGCCGCCCGCAGCGCCCTGGATGAGGGTCCCTGGGGCCGCCTGACAGGGCGGCAGCGCTCGAAGCTCATCCACCGGCTCGCTCAGATCCTGGAACGCGACGCGGACCTGCTGGGGGAGATCGAGACGCGAGACAACGGCAAGCTGCTGCGGGAAATGCGCGCTCAGTGCCGGGTCCTGCCGGAATGGTACGAGTACTACGCGGGCGCCGCGGACAAGCTGCACGGGGAGACCATTCCCAGCGATAAACCCAATTACTTCATCTACACCCGCCGCGAGCCGGTTGGGGTGGTGGCGGCCATCGTGCCGTGGAATTCTCCGCTGCTGCTGCTCACCTGGAAACTTGCCCCGCTGCTCGCGGCGGGTTGCACGGTGGTCGTGAAGCCCGCGGACCAGACCCCCGTGTCGGCGTTGGAGTTTGCCCGGCGGGTGGAGGAAGCGGGCTTTCCGCCTGGCGTGTTCAACGTGGTCACCGGTGGTGCGGCGGTCGGTGCGGCGCTCGTAGCTCACCCGGGCGTGGACAAGGTGGCCTTTACCGGCAGCACCGAAGTGGGCATCAAGGTGGGTCAGGCCGCCATGGGGCACCTCGCCAAAGTCAGCCTGGAGCTGGGTGGCAAAAGCCCGAACGTCGTCTTCGAGGACGCGGACTTGGACGCGGCAGCCAACGGTGTGATCGCCGGGATTTTCGCGGCGGGCGGGCAGACCTGCATCGCCGGATCCAGGCTGCTGGTGCAGGAGTCGGTCCACGATGAGCTGGTGTTGCGGGTGGCAAACCGGGCGCGGACCATCAAACTGGGTGACCCGCTCGATCCGGAGACGGAGATGGGCCCTGTCGCCTTCCGGGCGCATCTGGAGGGCATCCTGCGCCGCTGTGAGGCAGGCGTGCAGGAAGGCGCCACGCTGGTGACCGGCGGACGGCGTGCCGCGGGTGGTGACCTGGACGCGGGGTTCTTCGTGGAGCCGACGATCTTTACCGGGGTTCACAGCCGCATGAGTCTGGCCGCGGAGGAAATCTTCGGCCCCGTGCTGTCGGTGCTGACCTTCAAGGACGAGGCTGAAGCTGTGCGCCTGGCGAATGACTCGCGCTACGCCTTGGCGGCGGGCGTCTGGACGAGGGATGTCCAGCGTGCGCACCGTGCCGCGCACGCGATCAGAGCGGGCACCGTCTGGGTCAACGCCTACCGCGCGGTGAGTTACAACGCGCCCTTCGGCGGCTTCAAGCACAGCGGCATCGGCCGCGAGAATTCCCTGGAGGCGGTCCACGAATACCTGGACACGAAGACCGTCTGGGTGGAGTTGAGCGGCGCCACCCGCGACCCGTTCACGATCGGCTGA
- a CDS encoding MaoC family dehydratase yields the protein MTTPPSGRCFEDFEPGQVIEHPLGRTVTQNDNIWFTLLTNNTNPIHFDAHYAAHTEFGRPLVNSAFTIALVTGLSVSDMSQNAVNLGWDEVRLPHPLFEGDTVYARSEVLSLRESRSRPHQGVLTFKTSGYNQHGTVVLEFKRTVLVYRQGYVPSVTSRPSMKETP from the coding sequence ATGACGACCCCCCCCAGCGGCCGCTGCTTCGAGGATTTCGAACCCGGCCAGGTGATCGAGCACCCTCTCGGCCGGACCGTCACCCAGAACGACAACATCTGGTTTACCCTGCTCACGAACAACACCAATCCCATTCACTTCGACGCGCATTACGCCGCCCACACCGAGTTCGGTCGGCCCCTGGTGAACAGTGCGTTCACCATCGCGCTCGTGACAGGGTTGTCTGTGTCGGACATGTCGCAGAACGCCGTGAACCTCGGCTGGGATGAAGTGCGACTCCCCCACCCGCTGTTCGAGGGGGACACGGTGTACGCGCGCAGCGAAGTGCTGTCCCTGCGTGAATCGCGCTCGCGCCCTCACCAGGGGGTCCTGACGTTCAAGACGTCCGGGTACAACCAGCACGGCACGGTCGTCCTGGAATTCAAACGCACCGTTCTGGTGTACCGCCAAGGGTATGTGCCGAGCGTCACTTCCAGGCCCAGCATGAAGGAGACCCCATGA
- a CDS encoding HpcH/HpaI aldolase/citrate lyase family protein, whose translation MIPSRLERSQLFVPAHRWRMIEKAVISPADAVVLDLEDAVPVEEKLTARVNVIRALTELEFGGRLRVVRLNSLDTPFAYRDLIEVVEAAGEKLDLVMLPKANAARDVQFVVTLLTQVEAATGLTQPTGIEVQIETAAGVLNIREIAAASSRLESLIFGPGDFAASARMPLEHIGERGDYDADYPGDRWHHVMQSIVLAARAHGLRCLDGPYARLDHPDGLIRSTRIARGLGFDGKQCIHPGQLNRVNVAFSHTPQEVAHAQAVVAPRPFASASCRPAVSLEGRMVDAANIRMAQVTLHRHAQERRTP comes from the coding sequence ATGATTCCCTCGCGTCTGGAACGCAGTCAGCTGTTCGTGCCCGCGCACCGCTGGCGCATGATCGAGAAGGCCGTGATCAGCCCGGCAGACGCGGTCGTGCTGGACCTCGAGGATGCCGTGCCGGTGGAGGAGAAGCTCACCGCCCGGGTGAACGTGATCCGCGCCCTGACAGAACTCGAATTTGGAGGGCGGCTCCGGGTGGTTCGCCTGAACAGCCTGGACACCCCGTTCGCCTACCGCGACCTGATCGAGGTGGTCGAGGCCGCAGGCGAGAAGCTGGATCTCGTCATGCTGCCCAAAGCCAACGCAGCCCGCGACGTGCAGTTCGTGGTGACCCTGTTGACGCAGGTGGAAGCGGCCACTGGCCTCACGCAGCCCACCGGCATCGAAGTGCAGATTGAAACGGCAGCCGGCGTCCTGAACATCCGTGAGATTGCCGCGGCCTCCTCCCGCCTGGAATCCCTGATTTTCGGGCCGGGTGACTTCGCGGCGAGTGCGCGGATGCCCCTGGAGCACATCGGGGAACGCGGCGATTACGACGCCGATTACCCGGGTGACCGCTGGCATCACGTGATGCAGTCCATCGTCCTGGCCGCCCGCGCCCACGGGCTGCGCTGCCTGGATGGCCCGTATGCCCGGCTGGACCACCCGGACGGCCTGATCCGCTCGACCCGCATCGCGCGTGGGCTGGGCTTCGACGGAAAGCAGTGCATTCATCCCGGGCAGCTGAATCGGGTCAATGTCGCGTTCTCCCACACTCCTCAGGAGGTGGCGCACGCACAGGCGGTCGTCGCGCCACGCCCCTTCGCTTCGGCTTCATGCCGCCCCGCGGTCAGCCTGGAAGGCCGGATGGTGGACGCCGCGAACATCCGCATGGCGCAGGTCACCCTGCACCGTCACGCCCAGGAAAGGAGAACCCCATGA
- a CDS encoding CaiB/BaiF CoA transferase family protein codes for MLPLEGLRVITLEQAVAGPFCSRQLADLGADVIKIERPGEGDLARGYDGALDGVSAYFAWLNRGKRSVVLDLKSPEGVTALEALLAGADVFVHNLLPGAVERLGFGWDTVRERFPRLIWVSISGYGLSGSYAHKKAYDMLIQAEAGVVSLTGSADEPAKVGISVADIASGLYAHSSILAALLTRGRTGQGDRIEISMFEALTEWMMPPMYSLIGLGRAPGRAGLRHNMIVPYGAYRCADGQVMFAVQNEREWVKFCAGVLEQPDLASDERYATNQARLTHRQALEGTIETAFGSLTRGEVSDRLEQAGIASAQVNSVQDVVDHPQLQDRQRWTEVQTPAGSIPALLPPHNLESVSPRMGRVPALGEHTAEVLAELERAP; via the coding sequence ATGCTTCCACTGGAAGGCCTGCGGGTAATCACGCTGGAACAGGCCGTCGCCGGGCCCTTCTGCTCGCGGCAGCTGGCGGACCTGGGGGCCGACGTCATCAAGATCGAGCGTCCTGGGGAAGGTGACCTCGCGCGCGGCTACGACGGCGCCCTGGACGGGGTCTCCGCCTACTTCGCCTGGCTCAACCGCGGCAAGCGCAGCGTGGTGCTGGATCTGAAAAGTCCGGAAGGGGTGACGGCCCTGGAGGCCTTGCTGGCCGGCGCGGATGTGTTCGTGCACAACCTGCTGCCCGGGGCGGTCGAGCGCCTGGGCTTCGGGTGGGACACGGTTCGCGAGCGCTTTCCCCGCTTGATCTGGGTGTCCATCTCCGGGTACGGCCTGTCCGGCTCCTACGCCCATAAAAAGGCGTACGACATGCTGATTCAGGCGGAAGCGGGCGTCGTGTCACTCACCGGCAGCGCTGACGAGCCCGCCAAGGTGGGCATCTCGGTGGCGGATATTGCCAGCGGACTGTACGCCCATTCCAGCATCCTCGCGGCCCTGCTGACCCGCGGCCGCACGGGACAGGGCGATCGCATCGAGATCTCCATGTTCGAGGCGCTCACCGAATGGATGATGCCCCCGATGTACAGCCTGATCGGGCTGGGCCGAGCTCCCGGTCGCGCAGGCCTGCGACACAACATGATCGTCCCCTACGGCGCCTACCGCTGCGCAGATGGTCAGGTGATGTTTGCCGTCCAGAACGAACGCGAATGGGTGAAGTTCTGCGCTGGTGTGCTGGAGCAGCCTGACCTGGCCAGCGATGAACGCTACGCCACCAATCAGGCGCGGCTCACGCACCGCCAGGCCCTCGAAGGCACCATCGAAACGGCCTTTGGATCCCTGACCCGGGGGGAAGTCAGTGACCGCCTGGAGCAGGCTGGGATTGCCAGCGCCCAGGTCAACAGCGTGCAGGATGTGGTGGACCATCCTCAGTTGCAGGACCGTCAGCGCTGGACCGAGGTTCAAACGCCGGCGGGCAGCATCCCGGCCCTGCTGCCCCCTCACAATCTCGAAAGTGTCTCCCCACGAATGGGCCGGGTGCCTGCCCTGGGAGAACACACCGCCGAGGTCCTGGCCGAACTGGAGCGCGCCCCATGA
- a CDS encoding acyl-CoA dehydrogenase family protein, which translates to MTLTRPTMTYPELREPVRDLCARFDTQYWLEAERAGYPEAFVAALTQAGWLAALIPEEYGGAGLGLTEASVILEEVNRSGANSGACHAQMYIMGTLLRHGSDEQKSHYLPRIASGELRLQSFGVTEPTTGSDTTRLKTTAVRRGDTYVINGQKVWTSRLQHSDLLLLLARTTPLADVRKKTEGLSTFLVDLSTIDRSRMTVRPIQNMVGHETNEVFFDDLEIPASSLIGQEGQGFRYVLDGMNAERILIAAECVGDGYWFTDRSSRYAGERVVFDRPIGQNQGVQFPIARAYVNVRAADLMRYEAAALFDAGQPCGAEANMAKLLAADASWEAANACLQTHGGFGFAAEYDVERKFRETRLYQVAPISTNLILSFIGEKVLGMPRSY; encoded by the coding sequence GTGACCCTGACCCGCCCGACCATGACCTATCCCGAACTGCGTGAACCGGTGCGTGACCTGTGCGCCCGCTTCGACACCCAGTACTGGCTGGAGGCCGAACGCGCCGGTTACCCCGAGGCGTTCGTGGCTGCTCTGACCCAGGCCGGCTGGCTCGCCGCACTCATCCCCGAGGAGTACGGGGGTGCGGGCCTGGGCCTGACCGAGGCGAGCGTCATCCTTGAAGAAGTCAACCGCTCCGGCGCGAACTCCGGCGCCTGCCACGCGCAGATGTACATCATGGGCACCCTGCTGCGCCACGGTTCGGACGAGCAGAAATCGCACTACCTGCCGCGCATCGCCAGCGGTGAACTGCGCCTCCAGTCGTTCGGAGTGACCGAGCCCACCACCGGCTCTGACACCACCCGCCTGAAGACGACCGCCGTGCGCCGGGGCGACACGTACGTGATCAACGGGCAGAAGGTGTGGACCTCCCGCCTTCAGCATTCCGACCTGCTGCTGCTCCTGGCCCGGACCACGCCCCTGGCGGACGTCCGTAAGAAGACTGAAGGGCTCTCGACGTTCCTGGTGGACCTCAGCACCATCGACCGCAGCCGCATGACGGTGCGGCCCATCCAGAACATGGTGGGCCACGAAACGAACGAGGTGTTCTTCGACGACCTGGAGATTCCAGCCAGCAGTCTGATCGGCCAGGAGGGCCAGGGCTTCCGGTATGTGCTGGACGGCATGAACGCCGAGCGGATCCTGATCGCGGCGGAGTGCGTCGGGGACGGCTACTGGTTCACCGACCGGTCCAGCCGCTACGCCGGGGAGCGGGTGGTGTTCGACCGGCCGATCGGGCAGAACCAGGGCGTGCAGTTCCCGATTGCCCGGGCGTACGTGAACGTGCGCGCCGCTGACCTGATGCGCTACGAGGCGGCCGCCCTGTTCGACGCGGGCCAGCCCTGCGGCGCCGAAGCCAACATGGCCAAGCTGCTGGCGGCCGACGCGTCCTGGGAAGCGGCCAACGCGTGCCTGCAAACCCATGGAGGGTTCGGCTTTGCCGCCGAATACGACGTGGAGCGCAAATTTCGCGAGACGCGGCTGTATCAGGTCGCGCCGATCAGTACCAACCTGATCCTGTCGTTTATCGGTGAGAAGGTCCTGGGCATGCCGAGGTCGTACTAG
- a CDS encoding LamB/YcsF family protein: MFVDLNADVGESFGAWTLGHDEALFPFLSSANVACGFHAGDPVTMHATLKLARQFGVGVGAHPGFPDRVGFGRRLLEAAPDEVYADVLYQVSALAGMAASMGVPLRHVKAHGALSTRGWTHAPTAEAIAQAVRDVHPALPLVVLPATLLETEARRLGVPVVLETFPERAYLRDGRLAPRSMPGSSIHDPQEAARRAVTMVKEGRVQALDGGFFEFEVDTLCIHGDNPNAVEIARAVRHALEAEGIEIRAFAAPHLSSPEVPS, translated from the coding sequence ATGTTCGTTGACCTGAACGCTGACGTGGGTGAAAGCTTCGGGGCCTGGACGCTCGGGCACGACGAAGCGCTGTTTCCCTTCCTGTCCTCCGCGAATGTCGCGTGCGGCTTTCACGCCGGGGATCCCGTCACCATGCACGCCACCCTCAAGCTCGCCCGGCAGTTCGGCGTGGGCGTCGGGGCTCACCCGGGCTTCCCTGACCGGGTGGGCTTCGGGCGGCGCCTCCTGGAAGCGGCCCCCGACGAGGTGTACGCGGACGTGCTGTACCAGGTGTCCGCCCTGGCCGGCATGGCGGCGTCCATGGGCGTACCCCTCCGGCACGTCAAGGCGCACGGCGCCCTGTCCACCCGCGGCTGGACTCACGCGCCGACAGCGGAGGCGATCGCTCAGGCCGTGCGCGACGTGCATCCCGCTCTGCCTCTGGTCGTCCTGCCGGCCACCCTGCTGGAGACCGAAGCGCGCCGCCTGGGCGTTCCCGTCGTGCTGGAAACCTTCCCGGAGCGGGCCTACCTGCGGGATGGCCGCCTCGCGCCGCGTTCCATGCCGGGGTCCAGCATTCACGACCCGCAGGAGGCCGCCCGCCGCGCCGTCACCATGGTGAAAGAAGGCCGGGTTCAGGCCCTGGATGGCGGTTTCTTCGAGTTCGAGGTGGACACCCTGTGCATCCACGGCGACAACCCCAACGCCGTCGAGATCGCCCGCGCTGTCCGCCACGCCCTGGAGGCCGAAGGCATCGAGATTCGCGCCTTCGCCGCGCCCCACCTGTCGTCCCCCGAGGTGCCTTCGTGA
- a CDS encoding thiamine pyrophosphate-dependent enzyme: MNAARLERRTVMAQLLEERGDLLVVTGLGATAWDLASLSDSPQDFPLWGAMGGAAMFGLGLALAQPDRPVVVFTGDGEMLMGLGALSTIATTRPSNLSIVVLDNERYGETGAQHTHTAAGVDLAGVARACGFERTTTVREPGAVPALRADLHAGGGPLLAVVKVALTADPMTLPPRDGTYLKNRMRASLLGPTAIYE, encoded by the coding sequence ATGAACGCCGCCAGACTGGAACGCCGGACCGTCATGGCCCAGCTGCTTGAGGAGCGCGGGGACCTGCTGGTCGTCACTGGTTTGGGCGCCACCGCCTGGGACCTCGCTTCGCTGTCTGACAGCCCACAGGACTTTCCGCTCTGGGGCGCCATGGGCGGCGCGGCCATGTTCGGCCTGGGCCTGGCCCTCGCCCAGCCGGACCGGCCGGTGGTGGTCTTCACGGGTGACGGGGAGATGCTGATGGGCCTCGGCGCCCTGTCCACCATCGCGACCACACGACCGTCCAACCTGAGCATCGTGGTGCTGGACAACGAACGCTACGGGGAAACAGGGGCGCAGCACACCCACACCGCCGCCGGCGTGGACCTGGCGGGCGTGGCCCGGGCCTGCGGGTTCGAGCGGACCACCACGGTCCGTGAGCCGGGCGCCGTGCCGGCCCTGCGGGCGGACCTGCATGCCGGCGGGGGCCCCCTCCTGGCGGTGGTGAAGGTGGCCCTGACCGCCGACCCCATGACCCTCCCGCCCCGGGACGGTACCTACCTGAAAAACCGCATGCGGGCCTCGCTGCTGGGCCCCACGGCCATCTACGAGTGA
- a CDS encoding thiamine pyrophosphate-binding protein: MSEPVSTFQNPAGTWSQAVYDVIKAQDVRLVPFVPDGGHRGLIERCQADPDMRAVTLTTEEEGVALAAGAWVGGVRSVLLMQSSGVGNCINMLSLLKTCQMPLVTLVTMRGEWGEFNPWQVPMGQATPDVLRAMGVLVQRVDDPELLPGEVDAALRLAYSTYSPVAVLLSQKLLGAKKFGGTK, encoded by the coding sequence ATGAGTGAACCCGTCTCCACCTTTCAGAACCCCGCCGGGACGTGGTCTCAGGCGGTCTACGACGTTATCAAGGCGCAGGACGTCCGGCTGGTCCCCTTCGTACCGGACGGAGGGCACCGTGGCCTGATCGAGCGCTGCCAGGCGGATCCGGACATGCGCGCCGTGACCCTCACCACCGAGGAGGAAGGTGTGGCCCTCGCGGCTGGCGCGTGGGTGGGTGGCGTGCGGTCGGTGCTGCTGATGCAGTCGAGCGGCGTCGGCAACTGCATCAACATGCTGTCCCTGCTCAAAACCTGCCAGATGCCCCTCGTCACCCTGGTGACCATGCGCGGCGAATGGGGAGAATTCAACCCCTGGCAGGTCCCGATGGGTCAGGCCACCCCGGATGTCCTCCGGGCGATGGGCGTCCTGGTGCAGCGGGTGGATGATCCTGAACTCCTGCCGGGAGAGGTGGACGCCGCCCTGCGTCTGGCGTACAGCACCTACAGCCCGGTTGCCGTGCTGCTCTCACAGAAGCTGCTGGGCGCCAAGAAATTCGGAGGAACCAAATGA
- a CDS encoding MmgE/PrpD family protein gives MSSNLPLKENRVTHAGTSATLAAFVANPPSIPTSALEDARRSVLDGLGSLLAGSVEPPARIVQDLVRDLGRADDASVFSAGRASAAGAALANGVATHILELDDIHKGSTVHAAAPIIPAALAVAEREHLGGAAFLRAVVLGYDAALRIGEAVNPSHYRHWHPTGTVATFGAAVAAGALMGLDERQMLDALGTAGTQAAGLWEFNASGAMSKTLHPGKAAMNGVMAADLARRGFTGAPTILEGPRGFFVATSAVHDARRVTTGLGEVWKVSENGYKLYSCCGHTHTAIDAALSLRQEHGWNADQVLEQVREVRVATYGPGWDIVSELNPRTPYQAKFSLAYVVSAALLEGAVGLTQFSEDRFGPSGVIQGTLARLLPRVRPAVSEELTAMYPAAWPARVEVELTNGQVLRAGGDFPRGNQENPVSTAELEAKFRALVEPRLGAVAAEHALTLVRTLEDIPDLAVASANLNALCQGVRHE, from the coding sequence ATGAGCAGCAACCTACCGCTCAAGGAGAACCGCGTGACCCACGCTGGAACCAGTGCCACCCTCGCCGCGTTCGTGGCGAATCCGCCCTCCATCCCCACTTCCGCCCTGGAGGATGCCCGGCGCAGCGTCCTCGACGGGCTGGGCTCCCTGCTCGCAGGGTCAGTAGAACCCCCCGCCCGCATCGTGCAGGACCTCGTGCGCGACCTTGGCCGCGCGGACGACGCCAGCGTCTTCAGTGCGGGGCGCGCCAGCGCCGCCGGTGCAGCCCTCGCCAACGGCGTCGCCACGCACATCCTCGAACTCGACGACATTCACAAGGGCTCCACCGTTCATGCGGCCGCGCCAATCATTCCGGCCGCCCTCGCCGTGGCCGAACGCGAACACCTCGGCGGGGCCGCATTCCTGCGCGCCGTCGTGCTCGGCTACGACGCCGCGCTGCGGATCGGCGAAGCCGTCAACCCCAGCCACTACCGCCACTGGCACCCCACGGGAACAGTCGCCACCTTCGGCGCGGCGGTCGCGGCCGGTGCCCTGATGGGCCTCGACGAGCGCCAGATGCTCGACGCGCTGGGCACCGCCGGCACCCAGGCGGCCGGCTTGTGGGAATTCAATGCGAGCGGCGCCATGAGCAAAACGCTGCACCCGGGCAAGGCCGCCATGAACGGCGTGATGGCCGCGGACCTGGCCCGGCGCGGCTTCACTGGCGCGCCCACCATTCTGGAAGGCCCCCGGGGGTTCTTCGTGGCGACCAGTGCCGTCCATGACGCGCGGCGGGTGACCACCGGCCTCGGCGAGGTCTGGAAGGTCAGCGAGAACGGGTACAAGCTGTACTCCTGCTGCGGCCACACCCACACGGCCATCGACGCGGCCCTCTCCCTGCGTCAGGAACACGGGTGGAATGCCGATCAGGTGCTGGAACAGGTGCGTGAAGTGCGGGTCGCCACCTACGGCCCCGGCTGGGACATCGTGAGTGAACTTAACCCCCGCACGCCGTACCAGGCAAAATTCAGCCTCGCGTACGTGGTGAGTGCGGCGCTGCTGGAAGGTGCGGTGGGCCTGACGCAATTCAGTGAGGACCGCTTTGGTCCTTCGGGAGTGATCCAGGGCACCCTGGCCCGGCTGCTCCCCCGGGTCCGTCCCGCTGTGTCCGAGGAACTGACCGCCATGTACCCAGCCGCCTGGCCCGCGCGTGTGGAAGTGGAACTGACAAACGGCCAGGTGCTCCGGGCGGGGGGCGACTTCCCCCGCGGCAATCAGGAAAATCCGGTCAGCACGGCCGAACTGGAAGCCAAATTCCGCGCGCTCGTTGAACCTCGCCTGGGTGCTGTCGCAGCTGAGCACGCCCTCACGCTGGTCCGGACGCTCGAAGACATCCCCGACCTGGCGGTCGCCAGCGCGAACCTGAATGCCCTGTGTCAAGGAGTTCGACATGAGTGA